A genomic window from Xyrauchen texanus isolate HMW12.3.18 chromosome 15, RBS_HiC_50CHRs, whole genome shotgun sequence includes:
- the LOC127656435 gene encoding TYRO protein tyrosine kinase-binding protein-like — protein sequence MKRILYLMVPMSGLLASFVEGNQGYNSCYQLDIGVTIGIITCDIILTLLIALSVYCFVSHQKRRISLHAQARGCGSGKVKTHQSSMRPKTIEVESPYQELYGVQSDIYSDLQQYRK from the exons ATGAAAAGGATTCTATATCTAATGGTCCCCATGAGTGGACTGCTTG CAAGCTTTGTTGAGGGGAACCAAG GCTATAATTCATGCTATCAGCTGGACATTGGAGTGACTATTGGGATCATTACTTGTGATATCATCCTCACACTTCTCATTGCACTCTCAGTCTACTGTTTTGTGTCCCATCAAAAAAGGAGAATAAGTTTACATGCCCAGGCCAGAGGTTGTGGGTCAG GCAAAGTAAAAACTCACCAGTCATCAATGAGGCCAAAGACGATTGAAGTGGAATCCCCATACCAG GAACTTTATGGAGTACAGTCAGACATATATAGTGATCTTCAACAGTATCGGAAATGA